The stretch of DNA GATTGCCAAAGATATTTCTATAAGTTCCCAAATGACACAGCTTGGGGAAAATATCAAATCAGTGCAGACAGATTCTGAATGGATAACTGTCCCAATgtataaaaaaaatcatttgatctCAGTTTCAAATACACACTGCTTTCTGCCAAAGAGTAGCAATGGTACCCAGCTCTAAGTGTATATCAGAATCACATGTGAAGGTCTCTTACTATATATAATGTCCTGGCCCAATCCCTTCAATGACTAGATCAAGATCTCCTGTAGTGtggcttgtgttttttttttttaatcttattttatattggcgtatagttaatttacatttttaaaggctcCATGACTGACTAATGGGCAGCAAAGGCCAACAACCATTAGAACAGAGTAAAGACAACTACCTTGGTACTTTTTAGACCTTTCAAAAGTTGGACAATTTCTCATAAATGCAGATATTACCTGAAGAGATTTGGTGTTGCCTTTGTGTCAATTCAACTAGCAGAGGAGCTAATTCTGGTGTAGCCTACAGACTCTGTAGTCTAAATTAAGTTAAGGAGTTAGAGGCTCAAATGTTAGTATAAATGCTGtagttaaaaaataatgcaacttTTTAGGGGGTACAAATCAGATATAAATGAATACTTCAATGTACCGGTCTGATCACAGTTTGGTACATGGCCAAGAGGTGAGAAACGTTAGTTCTCCAGAGAGGTTTTGCAGGTTGCCAGGAAAGTATGAGAAGACATTGCTCTTTATCACTTTGGGCAAGCTAATAAAACACCTTAAATGCAATCTTGTTCCAAAATTTTGTAATATACTCAAGTATCCACTAGGGGTTAGACTGAGACCATTTGAAACTAAATTcacttctaaggaaaaaaaaaaaaaaaaaaaaacgtgtttCCAAATTCATTGTACTTCACAgaccacaattttaaaagattttcacaattTCTAAAGTCACACTTTAGAATAAGGTTTATATTTTATGCTAGAGAAAGCGTATCAGCTCACAGTAAAAGATATGAAATACTGAAATGGGCTATCTACATAAAAAGTAAACAATTGGTACGTACGAATCAGACCCGTCAGAATCAGATTCATCATCGCTGTgtccttctgccttccatctcTTAAATCgatctatcagttcagtcagaTAAGAAgtcttctttgaattttttacaatgaaTTTATGTTTCAGAAGTTCTTTAGCTGTAGGACGCTAAGGAACAAAAAAGGAAGGATACCAGTATTTCTAGGCTTTTTATGATTGCAAAGAGTGATATGAAATCATTATCAATTATTAAGCTGAAAGGTATAAAAGTTTGTCTATAAATATGAGGATAACTAAAATGCCATAGGACAATAGCTAATTCTATTTCCGAAGTGGCTCAAGGCAACTAAATTAAATTCACTACTTTGGTATCAACTTGCTAAAATCCGGTGGCAAAAGGTGGCCTATGCAGCAGCAAACAGGCAGGCAGGGCTTTCTTCAAAGCAGAGAAACACATGACAGGACTTCaataattaagtaaaaattttaaaacaagattgtacatgaaaatacttttattatatttactgTAAATTGGGAAAAAAGCATGAGAACTAGCAAGGCTCTAACTTTCTTATTATCTGCACACATCACATGACCCCCACAGTAATCCCTTCTCCATCACACAGTAATTCATACTGCatctaaagaaaaacaccatGTGCTGTGGGGGATATTTCCTCCCTAATAGTTTATTAATATCAGAATATTCATTAGCAACCTATGATAGTTACATCCAATTTAGATAGTTCTTGTATATTTTAggcaactttattttaaaaacaaaaaaacaactgtaaTCAAATTTGCCAACTAAATGAACGGAGCTCACTAGACTTCAGGAAAAGTATACAACTTCATGTTGGAATTTCtgaacattaaataaaaaatcatgaAACACCAACAACttttcatgaaaaatgaaaacagctgaATAAAAATCATTGTGCATAGTTATACTTTCTTAATGACATCCTAGAAAATGAACTTTATTTCCCCTTGAAATAGGAAACGATCAACAGAATGAGGAAGGTGCTAGGGAACATAGCAAAAAGAGAAGatgcaggggaaggagagaagaactACGGATCTTGTCAACAACCGAACAAAATTAGCAACACAGACGGGACAGTCAGGTTCCTGGATGGTCTGTAGACAGTTTCCACAGGCACTGTATTCCTTACTATTGAACAAACCACATTGGCTCTATGTATATCTGATCACAGAAAACAACGGTCATAGCACATATACTCACAAATGATGGATCTTTGTTCAGGCAAGCATCAATAAACTCCTTAAAGGATTTAGTGAAGTCTCCGACAAGAGTTGGAGGATTGTTTTTTGGAATAAGAAACAGAACTCTCATTGGATGCATATCGGAGTTAGGTGGCTCTCCCTTGGCTAGTTCAATAGCAGTGATTCCCAGTGACCAAATGTCAGCCTAAGGTAAGGAGCAAAGAACAATTACCTTGAAATTCCATTCTAACATTCTGCCACAAAATAACCTGTGGAGTCTAATGGTCATACAATATTAAAATGTCTCAAGAAATGTGGTGTTAATAACTTTTTGATACAattcatttttttagaaaagtatcAAATTccctactttgtgccaggcactgcattCCAAACACAAAGAATTCGGGTGGTGCCTAAACCAGACAAAAATTCCTGCTCTCAAGAGGCTGATGTTCTagtagaagagaaagataaatgaataaacaataggATGTCAGATGGTATTAAGTTCtgtgaagaaaatacaaaatcagGATAATGGAGTAATGAATGATAAGGTAAAAGGGCTGCAAATTTACATGGGATGGCTAGGGAAGACTATTCTGTGTCAGTAATGTTTAAGCAGAGATCTGATTGAGAGGAAAGTTATTCCAGTAAGAGGGAGaggcaagtgcaaaggtcctgaggctggAGGGGACTTGCTGTGTTTATGGACCAGTAAAGAGGCCACTGTGGCTGAAATGGGTAGAAAATGGAGGAGAGTGGTGGGAGATGAGGCAGAGGTGGACAAGGGCCAGACAGTAGAGAGCCATGTATGTGATAGTAAGGACTTTGGATTTATTCCAAGTAGGATGGAAGGCCACTGAAGGGAAGAAGATCCAAATATTCAGTATTACCAGCATCTAGGGAACTTATGATTTAGCAGCAAAATTTGACATGACTCTAGTTTTAGAAATACTCTAAGAGGAAGGAGAATTAAGGCAGTTTATTAAATAGGATAGGATGCTatgtaaaacaatattaaaaacaaaatagtttaTAGGTAACACTTCACTTTTGAGTCATAAGCTGACTGCTGGATAACTTCAGGAGCCATCCAAAATGGTGTTCCCACAAaggtatttcttttaatttgtgtaTCCGTCAGCTGGCCAGCCACTCCAAAGTCAGCAAGTTTCACATCTCCTTGCTCTGAGAGCAAGACGTTGGCAGCtaggagggaaaaggaaatgaaaaaaaaactcagctTCCTCAGAATGCATCTATTTTTCTCAGGTTCATATTAGACTTCTGTATACCTTTTATGTCTCGgtgaattttcttttcagaatgcAGGTAGTCCAGACCTTTCaaaatttcctttagcatggtaGCGATCTGGAACTCATCAAATGGACCAGCTCGCAGCTTAGGGGGaaagacacacatatacatgtaaaaGTTTGGAACAATAAAGTTCAAACTTAACATTATCTTTGAAATAAGGGAATTGCTTATATATAATGAAGCAGTTCTGTTTATTGAGCCAGTAtttaaacaaatgagaaaattcttACGGGTGAAGAGAGCTAAGTCAAAGGGCTAAAAGGGTTTTCAATGATTAGATTTTAATGATTAGATTTAATCTTGAAAGATAATATAACTATATATTAGCTTCAAATCTTGAGgttcttaaatatttacattaaagatCTAAGGAACATGCTTAAGTCATGAcagataggaaaaaatatatcaacTACTTAAATTTTGGCATTTGctgtttaaaacattaaatatttacacTAAACTGATTTTTAGATCAGATGGTCCATAAGATTTCTGCAGCAACCCAATCTGATCATATGGGTCTGCTGTAGCACCGTTCTTAACATTTACGTATTTCAAAAACATTATAAAGCATAGAGACTTTTTGGAGACTCAGATTTAAGTTTTAGCTAGGAATATAATAATTAAACTACTCAAACTTTCAttgtaaaaagaaattcaaatcatGGAGCGATGCAGTTTTTCAAATAAACATAAcacatttccctttctttccccatcCCTGTACTAAAGCCAGTGGTTTCAACTGCAATACAAGGAAAGCAATGATTAAGTTTCAGGAGAATTTGTAATGGAATATCTGAAAatctctctttaaaataaatggttatttaaaaattctggtaCCTCATAAAGCACAAACAGTGGACTGTATAATATTATTACAGGAAAGGGTGGGAATCTAAAGTCAGAGCTGAGGTAGAGTTCTGTTTgctggaaggagggaagaggTGGTGAAAATCAAATATTGCCCACTCTGCCTCACACTGGGAGGGATTCACAGCTCTTTGGCACCTTCTGTATTTCATCTTTCATGAATGCCATATTTATTCTGAATAAAGGGCACTTTCATGTTGAAATTTAACAGCTTAAAATAGAACCCATACTTCGGTCTCACTATTTAATATTAACTATGCTCTGGATATATAGTGTACTTCAG from Bos mutus isolate GX-2022 chromosome X, NWIPB_WYAK_1.1, whole genome shotgun sequence encodes:
- the STK26 gene encoding serine/threonine-protein kinase 26 yields the protein MEYLGGGSALDLLRAGPFDEFQIATMLKEILKGLDYLHSEKKIHRDIKAANVLLSEQGDVKLADFGVAGQLTDTQIKRNTFVGTPFWMAPEVIQQSAYDSKADIWSLGITAIELAKGEPPNSDMHPMRVLFLIPKNNPPTLVGDFTKSFKEFIDACLNKDPSFRPTAKELLKHKFIVKNSKKTSYLTELIDRFKRWKAEGHSDDESDSDGSDSESTSRENNTHPEWSFTTVRKKPDPKKLQNGAEQDLVQTLSCLSMIITPAFAELKQQDENNASRNQAIEELEKSIAVAEAACPGITDKMVKKLIEKFQKCSTDESP